Within Cellulophaga sp. L1A9, the genomic segment CTGTATAGCCTTAGAGCAGCACCTTCCAAATCTGTAACTGTGTTGTTTTTCATTAGCATATATTCAACATTATACGCTCCAATATCATCAGTTTCCTTATCTAACGCAGCAATGTGTCCAGAAATATTTTTGAATGTTGAATTTTGAATACTAATGGTATCTGCAAAGGTTCCTTTAGACACTCTTAAAACATCAAAAGAATGATTGACCACCATATCTTTAAATTCGCAGTTATCAATAAAAAGTTTATAATTGTCTAGCATGGAATTCTTACTGGTACTGATTACTGAATTACCGGCATAATCTGGAGATTTTGTACCATCAAAAATTATATTTTCCAAAGATAGACTTCCCCCATTTTGAATTTCAAAAGCCATCATGCGTTCAAATAATATGGTTGCTTTTTTTGTTCCTGAGGTTTTAAATGTCAATGGGTGATTAATTTGAACCGCTTTCGTGATTAAATATGTTCCACCTTCTTCTAATGTTATAATATCTCCTGCTTCAGATTCTTTTACAATCTCGTATAAGGTATTAATCCCAGCGTTTACTTTTATTGTTTTTCCTGAGTTTAGAGCAACACCTGTATCTGCTTTAGAATACCAAGTTGTTCCTGTATTTTCTTTAGTTGCTACATTTGGACTGATAGTCACCTTATTCTTAATTTTATCTGACGTAGGAATTAAAAAACCTTGTTCGTTTTTTACTAATGTAATAGCTGCATTCTCAAATCCACTAGAAATACTCGTTTCTCCATTTTCACCTAAAAGATTATCTTTAAATGTAATACCACTTATATCAGCATCAATAGTAAAGATGTCTTTTTTCTTATTATTATAAATGATATTTCCTGAAAACTCAGAAGTTCTTGGGGCTTGACTTCTTTCAGAATCATTTCCGGCTCCAAATAGGATATGATCACAATCTATAAATGTATTGTTGTTTGCTTTGGAATTAATTACAGGCACATAACGATTTGGTGATGAATTTGGAACACCATTCATCATTACAAAAGCTCCTCTAAAACGGTAACCCGTTAAACCAATATGGTAGTTGTTAATTACGGTTTGTGTTTCGTTAATAATACGAACACCTCCAGTGCTTGGTTTCCCGTTTCCAATAAATACATTTCCATCAACCAATGTTTCATTTCCATGACGCATGGTTAAGGTTCCTGTGCACTCAAAAAATGTATTGTATTTAAATGTATTTTGACAAGATTTGTTTGAAATAATTTCATGTTCACCATTAGTTCTATCAAAATAATTAGATGCTACCAACGTGTTCGAATTTTCTAATGCAGTATGACTGGTACCAATACGTAATGTTTCTCCTCCGTTGTTTCCATAAGTTGGACGAGGACCAAAATAGTTGTGATCAATTTTATGATTATTCTGTACACTTTCTTTTGTATCCAATCCAACAATCATAGTAACCCCTAAATTCTTTTTACCTACAATATGATTGTGATCTATACGATTATTTTTTCCATATATAGTAACCCAATAATCCTGTACTTGACGCTCTGGATTATTAAAATTATCAAT encodes:
- a CDS encoding chondroitinase-B domain-containing protein is translated as MKHSLLSILLLVVVFTSCNPKSQEIEMANNVEEFNEMVKNLQPGDSIVLANGVWKDAELVFEGKGTEEKPITLTVEDKGKVILEGASNLQLAGEHLIVSGLVFKNGYTPTNAIISFRKNREEIANNSRLTECVIDNFNNPERQVQDYWVTIYGKNNRIDHNHIVGKKNLGVTMIVGLDTKESVQNNHKIDHNYFGPRPTYGNNGGETLRIGTSHTALENSNTLVASNYFDRTNGEHEIISNKSCQNTFKYNTFFECTGTLTMRHGNETLVDGNVFIGNGKPSTGGVRIINETQTVINNYHIGLTGYRFRGAFVMMNGVPNSSPNRYVPVINSKANNNTFIDCDHILFGAGNDSERSQAPRTSEFSGNIIYNNKKKDIFTIDADISGITFKDNLLGENGETSISSGFENAAITLVKNEQGFLIPTSDKIKNKVTISPNVATKENTGTTWYSKADTGVALNSGKTIKVNAGINTLYEIVKESEAGDIITLEEGGTYLITKAVQINHPLTFKTSGTKKATILFERMMAFEIQNGGSLSLENIIFDGTKSPDYAGNSVISTSKNSMLDNYKLFIDNCEFKDMVVNHSFDVLRVSKGTFADTISIQNSTFKNISGHIAALDKETDDIGAYNVEYMLMKNNTVTDLEGAALRLYRGGKDESTFGPFLEVDHNVFNNVGFGKKNKYNAAMSLYGVQVNDIQNNNFNNTNGLKMHLVVGEPIVNVVNNNYYKSGEIEVTGDQKYNVANLYNIDSKFKEGTFQLPENSSLLGKGTDQKEIGIIANN